In Acidiphilium acidophilum, one genomic interval encodes:
- a CDS encoding flagellar hook-basal body complex protein FliE, with the protein MSGSVMSGMSSLFGVAPGAAAYQRTAQSASGSGEDFTKYLSNMLTSTVDQSATTEGLAQNGLMGNGDLTQVVTSVAKAQLALQTTVAIRDRLIQSYQSIMSMPI; encoded by the coding sequence ATGTCGGGCAGTGTCATGTCAGGCATGAGCTCGTTGTTCGGCGTCGCGCCCGGCGCGGCCGCCTATCAGCGCACCGCGCAATCCGCCAGCGGATCCGGCGAGGATTTCACCAAATATCTCTCGAACATGCTCACCAGCACGGTCGATCAGAGCGCCACCACCGAGGGGTTGGCTCAAAACGGCCTCATGGGCAACGGCGATCTCACCCAGGTGGTGACGTCGGTGGCGAAGGCGCAACTCGCGTTACAGACCACCGTCGCGATCCGTGACCGGTTGATCCAGTCATATCAGTCGATCATGAGCATGCCGATATGA
- a CDS encoding NAD(P)/FAD-dependent oxidoreductase — protein sequence MSRGKVLVVGGGIAGLSTAWALARRGFAVELFEQGALPYARASSYDEHRIIRHAYGDMEGYAYLMPSAFRVWEALWAAIGATHYDAMPVIYLMRGESEWYETTRRSMGRMGVACEDIPIEAAMALYPMVNPDGVTRVVRTEGAGILYPIRILTDLVKLIAGLGVVLHPDTRVEAVDLEAGLVRTGGGVVGGDAVVVTAGAWVNRLVPSTIGEAVPSRQAVMFLAPPPRFAAAWQAAPVLIDLGAESGTYTLPPRAATRLKIGDHQFTRRGDPDEDRVGTDADVARLTEAARRAWQDFDEYTVLERKACFYTVTADERFLVRREGARGWLGSACSGHGFKLGPLIGDGIAGAIAGERTEAAVSVWAAGR from the coding sequence ATGAGCCGGGGCAAGGTACTGGTGGTCGGCGGCGGAATTGCCGGGTTGAGCACGGCCTGGGCGCTGGCGCGGCGCGGGTTTGCGGTGGAATTGTTCGAGCAGGGCGCGCTGCCCTACGCCAGGGCCTCGTCGTATGACGAGCATCGTATCATCCGGCACGCCTATGGCGACATGGAGGGCTATGCGTATCTGATGCCGTCGGCGTTCCGGGTCTGGGAGGCGCTGTGGGCGGCGATCGGGGCCACGCATTACGATGCGATGCCGGTGATCTATCTGATGCGCGGCGAAAGCGAATGGTACGAAACCACCCGGCGCTCGATGGGGCGGATGGGCGTGGCGTGCGAGGATATCCCGATCGAGGCGGCGATGGCGCTGTATCCAATGGTCAATCCCGACGGGGTGACGCGGGTGGTGCGGACCGAGGGGGCCGGGATTTTGTACCCGATCCGGATTCTGACCGATCTGGTCAAGCTGATCGCCGGGCTGGGCGTGGTGCTGCACCCGGATACCCGGGTGGAGGCGGTCGATCTGGAAGCGGGTCTGGTAAGGACCGGCGGCGGGGTGGTCGGTGGCGATGCGGTGGTGGTGACGGCGGGGGCGTGGGTCAACCGGCTGGTGCCTTCGACCATCGGTGAGGCGGTGCCGTCGCGTCAGGCGGTGATGTTTCTGGCCCCGCCCCCGCGTTTCGCCGCTGCGTGGCAGGCCGCACCGGTGCTGATCGATCTGGGGGCCGAAAGCGGCACCTATACCTTGCCGCCGCGGGCGGCAACGCGGTTGAAAATCGGGGATCATCAGTTCACCCGGCGCGGCGATCCCGATGAGGATCGCGTCGGGACCGATGCCGATGTCGCGCGGCTGACCGAGGCGGCCCGGCGGGCGTGGCAGGATTTCGATGAGTACACGGTGCTGGAACGCAAGGCGTGTTTTTATACCGTGACGGCGGATGAGCGATTTCTCGTGCGGCGCGAGGGCGCGCGCGGGTGGCTGGGCAGCGCCTGTTCGGGCCACGGCTTCAAGCTGGGGCCGCTGATCGGGGACGGGATTGCCGGCGCGATCGCCGGGGAGCGGACCGAGGCGGCGGTTTCGGTCTGGGCGGCGGGGCGGTAG
- a CDS encoding flagellar biosynthetic protein FliQ: MTDPSVALMLHEALYVTARLAAPPLLASLATGLVISIIQAVTQINEPSLVFLPKVVAIAGVLVMMGGYSVTLLTAFSRSIFSAMIHVG; encoded by the coding sequence ATGACCGATCCCTCGGTTGCCCTGATGCTGCATGAGGCGCTCTACGTCACCGCCCGGCTGGCCGCGCCGCCGCTTCTGGCGTCGCTGGCCACCGGGTTGGTGATCTCGATTATCCAGGCCGTAACCCAGATCAACGAGCCCAGTCTGGTATTTCTGCCGAAAGTGGTGGCGATTGCCGGGGTGTTGGTGATGATGGGGGGGTATTCGGTCACGCTCCTGACCGCTTTCTCACGCTCGATCTTTTCCGCGATGATTCACGTGGGCTGA
- a CDS encoding FAD-dependent oxidoreductase, with translation MDGEMHADHRLDPHGAVGKLKRPDRVVDVLVVGAGPAGIAAALAASASGATVLLVDEHPVSTAMAGLDVPYLFGGRATAALGNPARMTEQVAGAMPGLEAAFEAGVEVMLNTSVWGLWVAGPGLQVLPCPIAGLATETGSFLCGYGRAVIATGARDLVVSFAGSDQPGVIGAQGLHALLVRYAAFAGRVVTILGSGRLALETALLALDHGVAVAALIEVRDAPQGPAELVAAVRARGVAIRCGEVPLLAETTSDGVVALRVIPVAGGTVVRIECDTVCLALGLVPQVDLLDVLGGELALDPDRGGYVPVQVAGQTSLAAISVAGECAGVDEPGGLAYRMEWMRALLDTGGSDVLACTCEEVTRGDVFALNPPRYLGADSEAMAARDYASLLGDGPPDHDQMKRLTRVSMGPCQARRCREQVAMLLAIGANVEIGAVNRAGYRAPVRPLSLAALAAADDAASREGWDVWFGIVSQWVPYDEIGTAREAEYIAGDMHL, from the coding sequence ATGGATGGTGAGATGCACGCCGATCACCGGCTCGATCCGCACGGCGCGGTCGGCAAGCTGAAGCGGCCCGATCGGGTCGTCGATGTTCTGGTGGTCGGTGCCGGCCCCGCCGGGATCGCGGCGGCGCTGGCGGCTTCGGCTTCGGGGGCAACGGTTCTGCTGGTCGATGAGCATCCGGTGAGTACGGCGATGGCGGGGCTCGATGTGCCGTATCTGTTCGGAGGGCGCGCGACGGCAGCGCTCGGCAACCCGGCGCGGATGACCGAGCAGGTGGCCGGGGCGATGCCGGGGCTGGAAGCGGCCTTCGAGGCGGGCGTCGAGGTGATGCTCAACACCAGCGTCTGGGGCCTGTGGGTCGCGGGGCCGGGATTGCAGGTGCTGCCCTGCCCGATCGCCGGGCTGGCGACCGAGACAGGTTCATTTTTATGCGGCTATGGCCGCGCGGTGATCGCGACCGGGGCGCGGGATCTGGTGGTGTCGTTCGCCGGATCGGATCAGCCGGGCGTGATCGGCGCGCAGGGGCTGCATGCCCTGCTGGTTCGCTATGCGGCCTTCGCGGGGCGGGTGGTCACGATCCTCGGCTCCGGGCGGCTCGCGCTGGAAACCGCGCTGCTCGCGCTGGATCACGGGGTGGCCGTGGCCGCGCTGATCGAGGTGCGGGACGCGCCGCAGGGGCCCGCGGAGCTGGTGGCGGCGGTCCGGGCGCGCGGGGTCGCGATCAGGTGCGGCGAGGTGCCGCTGCTGGCCGAGACCACGTCCGACGGGGTGGTGGCGCTGCGGGTGATCCCGGTGGCGGGCGGGACGGTCGTGCGGATCGAATGCGACACCGTATGCCTGGCACTGGGGCTGGTGCCGCAGGTCGATCTGCTCGACGTGCTGGGGGGCGAACTTGCGCTCGATCCTGATCGCGGCGGCTACGTGCCGGTGCAGGTCGCGGGGCAGACCTCGCTCGCGGCGATCAGTGTCGCGGGGGAATGTGCCGGGGTCGATGAACCGGGCGGGCTTGCCTACCGGATGGAGTGGATGCGCGCCCTGCTCGACACCGGTGGCAGCGACGTGCTGGCCTGCACCTGCGAGGAGGTGACACGCGGCGATGTGTTCGCGCTCAATCCCCCCCGCTATCTCGGCGCGGATTCCGAGGCGATGGCGGCGCGGGATTACGCCTCGCTGCTCGGCGACGGGCCGCCCGATCACGACCAGATGAAGCGGCTCACCCGGGTTTCGATGGGGCCGTGCCAGGCAAGGCGGTGCCGCGAGCAGGTGGCGATGCTGCTGGCGATCGGGGCGAATGTGGAGATCGGCGCGGTCAATCGGGCGGGATATCGCGCGCCGGTGCGGCCGCTGAGCCTCGCCGCGCTGGCGGCGGCGGATGACGCCGCGAGCCGGGAGGGGTGGGATGTGTGGTTCGGGATCGTGAGCCAGTGGGTGCCGTATGACGAGATCGGCACGGCGCGCGAGGCCGAATACATCGCCGGGGACATGCATTTATGA
- a CDS encoding flagellar biosynthetic protein FliR: MNDLLTGVVFDFLIVFVRVSSAVMLIPGFSASGVPPMVRIGLSLALTTMIAPLVAPGLPAMPSQPATLIAMILLQIVIGLSIGWLTQAVLVSLPMAGQAISYQIGLSSVLLPSTELGANSTLLSSLFNLILPVLFFGTSLIMLPLLSLTNSFHLIPVDLLAHTGDQRIASGLIRLVVRTVGSEFVVAIQIAAPFLVIGMIWQAGLGLMARAAPQLQIFFVAAPLQILAGLVLLAVFLGAILGTWQHAAGAMLMHYVRL; the protein is encoded by the coding sequence ATGAACGATCTGCTGACCGGGGTGGTGTTCGATTTCCTGATCGTGTTCGTGCGGGTTTCGAGCGCCGTGATGCTGATCCCCGGCTTCAGCGCGTCGGGCGTGCCGCCGATGGTCAGGATCGGGCTGTCTCTGGCGCTGACCACGATGATCGCGCCGCTGGTGGCACCGGGTCTGCCCGCGATGCCGAGCCAGCCCGCCACATTGATCGCGATGATCCTGCTCCAGATCGTGATCGGTTTGTCGATCGGGTGGCTGACCCAGGCGGTTCTGGTCAGCCTGCCGATGGCGGGACAGGCGATATCGTACCAGATCGGTCTTTCCAGCGTGCTGCTGCCGAGCACCGAACTGGGCGCGAACAGCACGTTGCTGTCGAGTCTGTTCAATCTGATTCTGCCCGTGCTGTTTTTCGGCACATCCCTCATCATGCTGCCGCTGCTCTCGCTCACCAACTCGTTTCACCTGATCCCGGTGGATCTGCTGGCCCATACCGGCGATCAGCGGATCGCAAGCGGATTGATCCGCCTGGTGGTTCGGACAGTCGGTTCGGAATTCGTCGTGGCGATCCAGATCGCCGCGCCGTTTCTGGTGATCGGGATGATCTGGCAGGCCGGTCTCGGGTTGATGGCGCGCGCGGCACCGCAGTTGCAGATTTTCTTCGTCGCGGCACCGCTGCAGATTCTGGCCGGGCTGGTGCTGCTGGCGGTGTTTCTCGGCGCGATCCTCGGCACGTGGCAACATGCCGCAGGCGCCATGCTGATGCATTATGTCCGCCTTTGA
- a CDS encoding EscU/YscU/HrcU family type III secretion system export apparatus switch protein gives MAEQESKTEAATPARMTKVQADGDIAVSRELTTLASLATGLAVLGALAPAMAQHLTLVLAGLIRDSARVDTASGIARVLRAAGAASAAIVLPIGAAISVAVLAATFLQSGLRLNGKAVGLHFNRLNPLSGFANLVSARHTFASAQSIVKIACVGVAIYVIVHQKIGALSGEFTVPATTMPAMIGRALFAMLLAGTAAQAMIAAADFAWTRRQFATRNRMSQEEIKDEQRETDGDPAVKGRLRQLRARQAKRNLQRAMARATVVITNPTHYAVALEYNEGQTQAPRVVAKGCDHVAARIREMAVDLRIPIVANPPLARALFTLDEDSEITPEHYRAVAEVIAYVWRLAQRTAAANHS, from the coding sequence ATGGCTGAGCAGGAAAGCAAGACCGAAGCGGCCACGCCGGCGCGGATGACCAAGGTCCAGGCCGACGGCGATATCGCGGTCTCGCGTGAATTGACGACCTTGGCCTCGCTCGCGACAGGACTTGCCGTGCTCGGGGCGCTCGCGCCGGCGATGGCGCAGCATCTGACCCTCGTTCTGGCGGGGTTGATCCGGGACTCCGCCCGGGTCGACACCGCGTCCGGTATCGCCCGTGTCCTGCGGGCGGCGGGGGCTGCGAGTGCCGCCATCGTTCTGCCGATCGGTGCGGCGATCTCGGTCGCGGTGCTTGCAGCCACGTTTCTGCAGTCGGGGCTGCGCCTGAACGGCAAGGCGGTCGGCCTGCATTTCAACCGGCTCAACCCGTTATCGGGCTTCGCCAATCTGGTCTCGGCGCGGCACACGTTCGCGTCGGCCCAGTCGATCGTCAAGATCGCCTGCGTCGGGGTTGCGATCTACGTCATCGTCCACCAGAAAATCGGCGCGTTGTCCGGTGAATTCACCGTACCGGCCACCACCATGCCCGCGATGATCGGGCGCGCCCTGTTCGCGATGCTGCTTGCGGGAACTGCGGCGCAGGCAATGATCGCGGCGGCGGATTTCGCGTGGACCCGGCGCCAGTTCGCGACACGGAACCGGATGTCGCAGGAGGAAATCAAGGACGAACAGCGCGAGACCGACGGCGATCCCGCGGTCAAGGGCCGGTTACGCCAACTCCGCGCCCGGCAGGCGAAACGGAATTTACAGCGCGCCATGGCGCGGGCGACGGTGGTGATCACCAACCCGACCCACTACGCCGTGGCGCTGGAATATAATGAAGGCCAGACCCAGGCCCCGCGGGTCGTCGCCAAGGGGTGCGATCACGTCGCGGCGCGGATCAGGGAGATGGCGGTCGATTTGCGGATACCGATCGTCGCCAACCCGCCGCTCGCGCGCGCGCTGTTCACGCTCGATGAGGATAGTGAAATCACGCCGGAGCATTACCGGGCGGTCGCGGAGGTCATCGCCTATGTCTGGCGCCTGGCACAGCGCACGGCGGCGGCCAATCACTCGTGA
- a CDS encoding flagellar basal body rod protein FlgB has product MTQDLMSIAASRIDYLAQTQNVLAQNIANIDTPGYSPRTPIRFADMLDGSQVSMSLTHPDDIAPAADNTVGSEDATVAERAPDGNAVSLDQELAAVARTQINQQYAVNIYKSYLGMFNTALGPSI; this is encoded by the coding sequence ATGACCCAGGACCTGATGAGTATTGCGGCCAGCCGCATCGACTATCTGGCGCAGACGCAGAACGTGCTTGCGCAGAACATCGCGAATATCGATACGCCGGGATATTCGCCCCGCACGCCCATCCGGTTCGCGGACATGCTCGATGGCAGCCAGGTTTCGATGAGCCTGACCCATCCGGACGATATCGCACCGGCGGCGGATAATACTGTGGGCAGCGAGGATGCAACGGTCGCCGAACGCGCGCCGGACGGCAATGCGGTATCGCTCGACCAGGAACTCGCGGCCGTGGCCCGCACCCAGATCAATCAGCAATACGCTGTGAATATCTACAAATCATATCTCGGCATGTTCAACACCGCGCTCGGGCCGAGCATCTGA
- the flgC gene encoding flagellar basal body rod protein FlgC gives MEFGTSLSISASGAAAQSDRLRVIAENLANADSTGSTPGSNPYRRQTITFKDQYDRSLNADLVSVGRIGTDPSAFPTKYDPSNPAANAQGYVKTPNVNSFVELMDMQQAERASDADLSVMNATRGMLTRTLDLI, from the coding sequence ATGGAATTCGGAACTTCGTTATCCATTTCGGCGTCAGGGGCGGCAGCCCAGAGCGATCGCCTCCGGGTGATCGCGGAAAACCTGGCGAATGCGGACAGTACCGGCTCGACGCCGGGCAGCAATCCCTATCGGCGGCAGACCATCACCTTCAAGGACCAATATGATCGCTCGCTCAATGCCGATCTGGTCTCGGTCGGCCGGATCGGGACCGATCCTTCGGCATTTCCGACCAAATACGATCCGTCGAACCCCGCAGCGAATGCCCAGGGATATGTCAAGACGCCCAACGTCAACAGCTTCGTCGAACTGATGGACATGCAGCAGGCGGAACGCGCATCGGACGCCGATCTTTCGGTGATGAACGCCACGCGCGGCATGCTGACCCGCACGCTGGACCTGATCTGA
- a CDS encoding LON peptidase substrate-binding domain-containing protein: MSPVTGRIDSIPEIFPIFPLTGALLLPGGRLPLNIFEPRYLAMVDDALGSGRLIGMIQPDYTAPAHETGPALYRQGCLGRIVAFSETEDGRYLITLLGVVRFSIVEEAEMRRGYRRVHGDISDFRHDLAGGAPLPEPMTAKGVSRDRLLESLHRYFVATGVDANWDAIEEISDPALITTLCMACPFTAIEKQALLEAPTEAERAAALLALLEINGHGPHE; the protein is encoded by the coding sequence ATGAGCCCGGTCACCGGTCGTATCGACAGCATCCCGGAAATCTTCCCGATTTTTCCGCTGACCGGGGCATTGTTGCTGCCCGGTGGCCGTCTGCCACTGAACATTTTCGAGCCTCGCTACCTCGCCATGGTGGATGATGCCCTCGGCAGCGGTCGTTTGATCGGCATGATCCAGCCCGACTACACGGCGCCGGCCCACGAAACCGGTCCTGCCCTGTACCGTCAGGGGTGCCTCGGGCGGATCGTCGCCTTCAGCGAAACCGAGGACGGGCGCTACCTCATCACCCTGCTCGGAGTGGTCCGGTTCAGCATCGTCGAGGAAGCCGAAATGCGGCGCGGCTACCGGCGGGTCCACGGCGATATCTCCGACTTCCGCCACGATCTTGCAGGTGGCGCGCCGCTCCCCGAGCCGATGACCGCCAAAGGCGTCTCGCGCGATCGCCTGCTGGAATCGCTCCATCGTTACTTCGTGGCCACCGGAGTCGATGCCAACTGGGATGCGATCGAGGAAATATCGGACCCGGCCCTGATCACCACATTATGCATGGCGTGCCCGTTCACCGCGATCGAGAAACAGGCGTTGCTCGAAGCTCCCACCGAGGCGGAACGCGCCGCCGCGCTTCTGGCACTGCTCGAAATCAACGGCCACGGCCCTCACGAGTGA
- a CDS encoding tetratricopeptide repeat protein — translation MDHTTTPKPARPAPGATPSIIDGSQATFMTDVVEASRNLPVLVDFWATWCGPCKTLTPTLEKIVGSMGGRVRLVKIDIDQNRALVQQLASLGLPLQSVPTVAAFWQGQIADLFQGALPESEVRRFIEAVLKLAGSAAPAADVIADARKATEAGDHAQAADLYSAALNEDPERPEAWAGLARSLIALGDDDQAEAVLAEIPAALAEHADIAAAKTALAVAREGRQAAGELSALEARLAADPADHEARFALASALNATGDRDGAADALLEIMRRNRGWNEDAARLQLLKFFDAWGIDAAETMSARRKLSTLLFS, via the coding sequence ATGGACCATACCACCACCCCCAAACCCGCTCGCCCGGCCCCGGGTGCCACGCCGTCGATCATCGACGGTTCGCAGGCCACGTTCATGACCGACGTGGTCGAGGCGTCGCGCAACCTGCCGGTTCTGGTCGATTTCTGGGCCACCTGGTGCGGACCCTGCAAGACCTTGACGCCGACGCTGGAAAAAATCGTGGGTTCCATGGGCGGTCGGGTCCGCCTCGTTAAAATCGACATCGACCAGAACCGGGCCCTGGTTCAGCAGCTGGCGAGCCTCGGGCTGCCGCTGCAATCGGTCCCCACGGTCGCAGCATTCTGGCAGGGACAGATCGCCGATCTGTTCCAGGGCGCGCTTCCGGAAAGCGAGGTTCGCCGGTTCATCGAGGCAGTGTTGAAACTCGCGGGCTCCGCCGCCCCCGCCGCCGATGTGATCGCGGATGCCCGCAAGGCCACCGAAGCGGGCGATCACGCCCAGGCCGCCGATCTCTACAGCGCCGCACTCAATGAAGACCCCGAGCGCCCCGAAGCCTGGGCCGGCCTTGCCCGCAGCCTCATCGCCCTGGGCGACGATGATCAGGCCGAGGCCGTTCTGGCCGAAATCCCCGCGGCACTTGCCGAGCATGCCGACATCGCGGCGGCGAAAACCGCCCTCGCGGTCGCGCGCGAGGGCCGTCAGGCCGCCGGCGAACTGTCCGCGCTCGAGGCACGCCTCGCCGCCGACCCTGCCGATCATGAAGCGAGGTTCGCGCTGGCCAGCGCGCTGAACGCCACGGGCGACCGCGACGGTGCGGCCGATGCGCTCCTTGAGATCATGCGCCGCAACCGAGGCTGGAACGAGGATGCCGCCCGGCTCCAGCTCCTGAAATTCTTCGATGCCTGGGGGATCGACGCCGCCGAAACCATGTCGGCGCGCCGAAAACTTTCGACGCTGCTGTTCAGCTGA
- a CDS encoding NAD(P)/FAD-dependent oxidoreductase codes for MKGAAVVIIGAGVTGLSAAWWLARDGVDVLVLDKGVIGYEASSRNGGGATHYQSPLFHEEQRLWPLMDQLLGYPTEHRPERIVIAMTEDQMARYRRMQRILAGLGYRADMMDPQQVRDAVPLAGDRHIGGVHIRTGGQANPQRTVQAYAWAAQDHGARIAQHVPVLGIEMAQGRAVGVRTRDGTIGCDQLVVAAGPQSGVLLRGIGIDLPVAPARAEMIVTEALPLMPLGGVDGNGLYGRQTLRGNLAYGGGWHEWMDDLPLAGKLPRPSTPTITQIALRLAQILPKAAHARVIRSWAGIVENTPDGRPVLDRPKAPGNVTVATMSSVGFGLSPASGRAVRDLVMDGRCGFAEIGKLSLARFAGLDPDWRRLQGWVTPRAEVMA; via the coding sequence ATGAAAGGGGCTGCGGTCGTCATTATCGGCGCGGGGGTCACCGGGCTGAGTGCCGCGTGGTGGCTGGCGCGCGACGGGGTGGATGTGCTGGTGCTCGACAAGGGAGTGATCGGCTACGAGGCGTCGAGCCGGAATGGCGGCGGGGCGACCCATTACCAGAGCCCGCTGTTTCATGAGGAGCAGCGGTTGTGGCCGCTGATGGATCAGTTGCTCGGCTATCCGACCGAGCATCGGCCCGAGCGGATCGTGATCGCGATGACCGAGGACCAGATGGCGCGATATCGGCGGATGCAGCGGATATTGGCCGGGCTCGGTTATCGGGCGGACATGATGGACCCGCAGCAGGTGCGCGACGCGGTGCCGCTGGCCGGGGACCGGCACATCGGCGGAGTGCATATCCGCACCGGCGGTCAGGCCAATCCGCAGCGGACGGTGCAGGCCTACGCCTGGGCGGCGCAGGATCATGGCGCGCGGATCGCGCAGCATGTGCCGGTGCTGGGGATCGAGATGGCGCAAGGCCGCGCGGTCGGGGTGCGGACGAGGGACGGGACGATCGGCTGCGATCAACTCGTGGTCGCGGCGGGGCCGCAATCGGGAGTGCTGCTGCGGGGCATCGGGATCGACCTGCCGGTGGCGCCCGCGCGGGCCGAGATGATCGTGACCGAGGCGCTCCCGCTGATGCCGCTCGGCGGCGTGGATGGCAACGGGCTGTACGGACGCCAGACGCTGCGGGGAAATCTGGCCTATGGCGGCGGCTGGCACGAGTGGATGGATGATCTGCCGCTTGCCGGTAAACTGCCGCGGCCTTCGACGCCGACGATAACCCAGATCGCGTTGCGGCTGGCGCAGATACTGCCCAAGGCCGCGCATGCGCGGGTGATCCGTTCCTGGGCCGGAATTGTCGAGAACACGCCGGACGGACGCCCGGTGCTGGACCGGCCCAAAGCGCCGGGGAACGTGACGGTGGCAACGATGTCGAGCGTGGGGTTCGGCCTGTCACCCGCGAGCGGGCGGGCGGTCCGGGATCTGGTGATGGATGGGCGATGCGGGTTCGCCGAGATCGGCAAATTGTCGTTGGCCCGGTTTGCCGGGCTGGACCCGGATTGGCGGCGGTTGCAGGGGTGGGTGACGCCGCGCGCCGAGGTGATGGCATGA